A window of Hemibagrus wyckioides isolate EC202008001 linkage group LG03, SWU_Hwy_1.0, whole genome shotgun sequence contains these coding sequences:
- the ndst2a gene encoding bifunctional heparan sulfate N-deacetylase/N-sulfotransferase 2, translating into MGLWKLLRGIRQLELHRLILVLIVFCLLSMALLAYYVSNSPKIKEAPPMPFSDCGEVGAAGDGLQRVPLFLPPSNGRQRTVKTVDNSRTEPVVLVFVESIYSQLGQEIVAILESSRFRYHTEIAPSKGDMPTLMERDRGRYALVIYENVLKYVNLDAWNRDLLDKYCSEFGVGIIGFFKANENSLLSAQLKGFPLFLHSNLGLRDYRINPVAPLLYVTKPNEVEQGPLPGDDWTVFQSNHSTYEPVLLASTKSSEALSHLGPHRVLHATVVQDLGLHDGIQRVLFGNNLSFWLHKLIFVDAIAYLTGKRLCLSLERHILVDVDDIFVGKEGTRMKVSDVKALLNTQTKLRTLVPNFTFNLGFSGKFYHAGTEEEDEGDDMLLQHKEEFWWFPHMWSHMQPHLFHNVSVLSEQMRLNKLFAQEHGIPTDMGYAVSPHHSGVYPVHSQLYEAWKNIWGIRVTSTEEYPHLRPARHRRGFIHNDIQVLPRQTCGLFTHTIFYNEYPGGSRELDKSIRGGELFLTVLLNPISIFMTHLSNYGNDRLGLYTFESLVKFVQCWTNLRLQTLPPLALAEKYFQIFPEERDPLWQNPCHDKRHKDIWSKEKTCDRLPKFLVIGPQKTGTTALHSFLTLHPAITSSFPSPVTFEEIQFFNGPNYHKGIDWYMDFFPFPSNASTDFMFEKSANYFDTEMVPKRVAALLPRAKIIAVLINPADRAYSWYQHQRAHQDPSAINYTFHEVVTAKSSSSKELLVLQNRSLKPGEYATHLERWLQHFQSKQLHIVDGTILRTNPALVMEGIQRFLGVTPVFNYTQALTFDEGKGFWCQRTEGSRPKCLGKSKGRKYPEMAPETHAFLKEYYREHNLELLRLLNRLGLTLPSWLREELQSSSWS; encoded by the exons ATGGGGCTGTGGAAGCTCCTGCGGGGCATCAGGCAGCTGGAGCTCCACCGCCTCATCCTGGTGCTCATTGTCTTTTGCCTGCTGTCTATGGCACTCCTGGCTTACTATGTCAGCAACAGCCCCAAGATAAAGGAGGCACCTCCAATGCCCTTCAGTGACTGTGGTGAAGTGGGCGCTGCAGGGGATGGCCTGCAGCGGGTGCCACTGTTCCTGCCCCCGTCTAATGGCCGTCAGCGGACTGTCAAAACCGTAGACAACTCTCGCACAGAACCTGTTGTTCTAGTATTTGTAGAGAGCATCTACTCCCAGCTGGGACAGGAGATCGTGGCCATCCTGGAGTCCAGTCGCTTCCGTTACCACACAGAGATTGCCCCTAGCAAGGGCGACATGCCCACATTGATGGAACGTGACCGGGGCCGCTATGCTCTAGTCATCTACGAGAATGTCCTTAAATACGTCAACTTGGACGCATGGAACCGAGACCTTCTTGATAAGTATTGTTCAGAGTTTGGTGTGGGTATTATCGGCTTCTTTAAAGCCAACGAGAACTCGCTGCTTAGCGCTCAACTTAAGGGCTTTCCTCTTTTCCTGCACTCTAACTTGGGCCTGCGGGATTACAGAATCAACCCTGTGGCCCCGCTGCTCTATGTCACCAAGCCCAACGAAGTGGAACAAGGTCCGCTGCCAGGTGACGACTGGACTGTTTTCCAATCTAACCACAGTACCTACGAACCTGTTCTGCTAGCCAGCACCAAGTCATCAGAGGCCCTATCTCACCTCGGCCCCCATCGAGTCCTACATGCCACCGTAGTGCAGGACCTGGGCCTTCATGATGGAATTCAGAGAGTTTTGTTTGGCAACAACCTCTCATTTTGGCTGCACAAGTTGATTTTTGTAGATGCTATCGCTTATCTAACTGGAAAGAGACTATGCCTGTCTCTGGAGAGACACATACTAGTGGATGTGGACGACATCTTTGTGGGGAAGGAAGGAACGCGCATGAAGGTGTCCGACGTGAAG GCTCTCCTGAACACGCAAACCAAACTACGAACACTAGTCCCAAACTTCACCTTCAACCTCGGCTTCTCTGGAAAGTTCTACCATGCAG ggactgaagaggaggatgagggtGATGACATGTTGCTTCAGCACAAGGAGGAGTTCTGGTGGTTTCCTCACATGTGGAGTCACATGCAGCCGCACCTCTTTCACAACGTCAGCGTGTTGTCTGAGCAGATGAGGCTTAACAAACTCTTTGCACAG GAGCATGGCATCCCCACAGATATGGGCTATGCCGTGTCACCACACCACTCCGGGGTCTACCCTGTACACAGCCAACTCTACGAGGCCTGGAAGAACATCTGGGGGATTCGGGTTACGAGCACAGAAGAGTATCCACACCTGAGACCGGCTCGTCATCGCAGGGGTTTCATACACAACGATATACAG GTGTTGCCCAGGCAGACGTGCggtctcttcacacacactatctttTATAATGAGTACCCCGGAGGCTCTCGCGAACTGGACAAAAGCATCCGCGGAGGAGAGCTCTTCCTTACTGTTCTTCTCAACCCA ATCAGCATCTTCATGACTCATCTGTCTAACTATGGAAATGACCGCCTGGGCTTGTACACCTTTGAGAGTCTAGTAAAATTTGTGCAGTGCTGGACCAACTTACGACTTCAGACTCTGCCTCCTCTGGCGCTGGCAGAAAAGTACTTCCAGATCTTTCCAGAGGAGAGGGACCCACTGTGGCAG AACCCCTGTCATGATAAGAGACATAAAGACATCTGGTCTAAAGAGAAGACTTGTGATCGTCTGCCCAAATTTCTTGTTATTGGCCCCCAGAAAACAG GAACCACAGCCCTGCACTCTTTCCTCACCCTGCACCCAGCCATCACTAGCAGTTTCCCTAGCCCTGTCACTTTTGAGGAGATCCAGTTTTTCAATGGTCCTAACTACCATAAAGGCATTGACTG GTACATGGACTTCTTCCCCTTCCCTTCGAATGCAAGCACAGACTTCATGTTTGAGAAAAGTGCTAACTACTTTGATACAGAGATGGTCCCCAAGAGGGTTGCAGCCTTATTGCCCAGGGCCAAGATCATCGCAGTGCTCATCAACCCAGCTGACAGAGCCTACTCCTGGTACCAG CACCAGCGGGCTCATCAAGACCCATCTGCTATAAACTACACCTTCCATGAGGTGGTGACGGCCAAATCTTCATCTTCTAAAGAGCTCCTAGTGCTCCAGAACCGTAGCCTTAAACCTGGAGAGTACGCCACTCACCTGGAGCGCTGGCTACAGCACTTTCAGTCCAAACAG CTACATATAGTCGATGGTACTATACTGCGCACCAATCCAGCCCTGGTGATGGAGGGCATCCAGAGGTTTCTAGGAGTCACCCCTGTCTTTAACTACACCCAGGCTCTCAC GTTTGATGAGGGTAAAGGGTTCTGGTGCCAGAGGACAGAGGGAAGTCGTCCTAAGTGTCTGGGGAAGAGCAAAGGGAGGAAATATCCAGAAATGGCTCCTGAG ACGCATGCTTTTCTAAAGGAGTATTACCGGGAGCACAACTTGGAGCTACTGCGGCTGCTGAACCGCCTCGGCCTGACTCTTCCCTCTTGGCTTAGAGAGGAGTTACAGAGCAGTAGTTGGAGCTGA